A single Apostichopus japonicus isolate 1M-3 chromosome 11, ASM3797524v1, whole genome shotgun sequence DNA region contains:
- the LOC139976242 gene encoding uncharacterized protein isoform X1, with protein sequence MENNDFSEDLSSMVTWLKCHIAPADQVLEFMAKTAKARAADIRDNKQKKFSDILKEYPRLIDTDGMVEQDFKILFPEACDALFMKWPSLEEKVLAYANKQVDWKDILHFHGNLSTNEKRSNIAIQVLPLLFPPGMSRTVGKKGPNKHATIPEALCRFIQFEEIGTNIPDFLENMQQLQPFMLALGERECAEQVFVVVAGKNISCGNSLLKALDICLKVIYVWTWTTHGSVKTPGILFKNVFMVWVGERVRAPLPQVLPC encoded by the exons ATGGAAAATA ATGATTTTAGTGAAGACCTTTCATCCATGGTGACATGGTTAAAGTGCCATATTGCCCCTGCAGACCAGGTTCTAGAGTTCATGGCAAAGACTGCAAAGGCCAGAGCTGCTGACATCAGGGACAATAAACAGAAGAAATTCTCAGATATCTTAAAAGAATATCCAAGACTTATAGATACTGATGGAATG GTAGAACAAGACTtcaagattttgtttcctgAGGCATGTGATGCCCTATTCATGAAGTGGCCGAGCCTGGAAGAGAAGGTATTGGCCTATGCAAACAAGCAGGTTGATTGGAAagatatattacattttcatgGAAACCTTTCAACTA atgagAAAAGGAGTAATATTGCCATCCAGGTGCTTCCTTTGCTCTTTCCTCCTGGTATGTCAAGGACAGTTGGTAAGAAAGGCCCAAACAAGCATGCCACCATTCCTGAAGCTTTGTGCCGTTTCATTCAGTTTGAGGAG ATTGGCACAAACATACCAGACTTTCTGGAAAACATGCAGCAGTTGCAGCCGTTTATGTTGGCCTTAGGGGAAAGGGAATGCGCAGAACAAGTCTTTGTTGTCGTGGCAGGGAAGAACATTTCATGTGGCAACAGCCTTCTGAAGGCCTTAGATATATGTCTTAAAGTTATATACGTTTGGACATGGACTACCCATGGGAGTGTCAAAACACCTGGGATTTTattcaaaaatgtatttatgGTCTGGGTGGGGGAAAGGGTAAGAGCACCTCTGCCCCAAGTGTTACCCTGCTGA
- the LOC139976242 gene encoding uncharacterized protein isoform X2: MVTWLKCHIAPADQVLEFMAKTAKARAADIRDNKQKKFSDILKEYPRLIDTDGMVEQDFKILFPEACDALFMKWPSLEEKVLAYANKQVDWKDILHFHGNLSTNEKRSNIAIQVLPLLFPPGMSRTVGKKGPNKHATIPEALCRFIQFEEIGTNIPDFLENMQQLQPFMLALGERECAEQVFVVVAGKNISCGNSLLKALDICLKVIYVWTWTTHGSVKTPGILFKNVFMVWVGERVRAPLPQVLPC, encoded by the exons ATGGTGACATGGTTAAAGTGCCATATTGCCCCTGCAGACCAGGTTCTAGAGTTCATGGCAAAGACTGCAAAGGCCAGAGCTGCTGACATCAGGGACAATAAACAGAAGAAATTCTCAGATATCTTAAAAGAATATCCAAGACTTATAGATACTGATGGAATG GTAGAACAAGACTtcaagattttgtttcctgAGGCATGTGATGCCCTATTCATGAAGTGGCCGAGCCTGGAAGAGAAGGTATTGGCCTATGCAAACAAGCAGGTTGATTGGAAagatatattacattttcatgGAAACCTTTCAACTA atgagAAAAGGAGTAATATTGCCATCCAGGTGCTTCCTTTGCTCTTTCCTCCTGGTATGTCAAGGACAGTTGGTAAGAAAGGCCCAAACAAGCATGCCACCATTCCTGAAGCTTTGTGCCGTTTCATTCAGTTTGAGGAG ATTGGCACAAACATACCAGACTTTCTGGAAAACATGCAGCAGTTGCAGCCGTTTATGTTGGCCTTAGGGGAAAGGGAATGCGCAGAACAAGTCTTTGTTGTCGTGGCAGGGAAGAACATTTCATGTGGCAACAGCCTTCTGAAGGCCTTAGATATATGTCTTAAAGTTATATACGTTTGGACATGGACTACCCATGGGAGTGTCAAAACACCTGGGATTTTattcaaaaatgtatttatgGTCTGGGTGGGGGAAAGGGTAAGAGCACCTCTGCCCCAAGTGTTACCCTGCTGA